A stretch of Salvelinus namaycush isolate Seneca chromosome 42, SaNama_1.0, whole genome shotgun sequence DNA encodes these proteins:
- the LOC120034944 gene encoding uncharacterized protein LOC120034944: MEKSMVATEGLLFNTSIFFLFFPPPSLVILLFCLFRLRVHSFHPAGIQSIWWTSPSPCRYSVHLVDISFPLQVFSPSGGHLLPPAGIQSIWWTSPSPCRYSVHLVDISFPLQVFSPSGGHLLPPAGIQSIWWTSPSPCRYSVHLMDIPFPLQVFSPSDGHPLPPAGIQSIWWTSPSPCRYSVHLVDIPFPLQVFSPSGGHPLPPAGIQSIWWTSPSPCRYSVHLVDISFPLQVFSPSGGNLLPPAGIQSIWWTSPSPGRYSVHLVDISFLLLLFFLLVFFFHQFSRTLFVDWSDKNDFPWLRLHDLVV, translated from the exons ATGGAGAAATCGATGGTTGCCACAGAAGGACTCCTCTTCAACACTTCTattttcttcctcttctttccccCTCCATCACTTGTCATCCTGCTTTTTTGTCTTTTTCGTTTGCGCGTTCACTCTTTTCACCCTGCAG GTATTCAGTCCATCTGGTGGACATCTCCTTCCCCCTGCAGGTATTCAGTCCATCTGGTGGACATCTCCTTCCCCCTGCAGGTATTCAGTCCATCTGGTGGACATCTCCTTCCCCCTGCAGGTATTCAGTCCATCTGGTGGACATCTCCTTCCCCCTGCAGGTATTCAGTCCATCTGGTGGACATCTCCTTCCCCCTGCAGGTATTCAGTCCATCTGGTGGACATCTCCTTCCCCCGGCAGGTATTCAGTCCATCTGGTGGACATCTCCTTCCCCCTGCAGGTATTCAGTCCATCTGATGGACATCCCCTTCCCCCTGCAGGTATTCAGTCCATCTGATGGACATCCCCTTCCCCCTGCAGGTATTCAGTCCATCTGGTGGACATCTCCTTCCCCCTGCAGGTATTCAGTCCATCTGGTGGACATCCCCTTCCCCCTGCAGGTATTCAGTCCATCTGGTGGACATCCCCTTCCCCCTGCAGGTATTCAGTCCATCTGGTGGACATCCCCTTCCCCCTGCAGGTATTCAGTCCATCTGGTGGACATCTCCTTCCCCCTGCAGGTATTCAGTCCATCTGGTGGAAATCTCCTTCCCCCGGCAGGTATTCAGTCCATCTGGTGGACATCTCCTTCCCCCGGCAGGTATTCAGTCCATCTGGTGGAC ATCTCTTTTTTGCTTCTTCTTTTCTTCTTACTTGTGTTTTTCTTCCATCAGTTCTCAAGGACCCTTTTTGTTGACTGGTCAGATAAAAATGATTTTCCCTGGCTCAGGCTCCATGATCTGGTGGTGTAG